TCCCGGCGGAGTCTGCCCGCGTCGGCCGGGTTTCGGAACTCCACTACCACGCCAAGACCCAGGGCACGCTGGACGCCGGCGCGTTCGAGGCCACGCTGCGGGAGTTCGGGGACCTCGTCGCGGACGTCGATCACCGCAACCCGGGACGAGACGACGGTGCCGCTACCGACGGCCCAGCGGCCGGGACCGACGACCGCCCGGTGATGGTGCTGGTCGACGAACTCGAGTCGATAACCGAACCCGGGGCCAGCGCGAAGATTATGGCCGGCATCCTCGAAGCGCTCGGCGAACGACAGGCCACGGCGATTTTCGTCTCCCACCTCGCACGCGACATCAGCGAGGCCGCCGAGACCGACATCAGCATCGACGGCATCGAAGCCAAGGGGCTGGAAAACGGCGAACTGCGCGTCGAGCGCTCGCCTGTCAAGGGGAAACTTGCCCGCTCGACGCCGGAACTCATCGTCGAGAAGCTCGCCGACGACGGTGCCGACGATGCCGATGGGTTCTACAGTGATCTACTCGGGAAGTTCGAGTAGCGACGGCCGGCGAAACCGCGCCCCCTCGTGTACCTGTCACTGCTCGTGAAGCTGTGGCAAATGGTTAAGTGGGCCGCGAAGCTCGGTGAAAGTGATGAGCGACGACCCCGAGGACCGGATGCTCGGCTGGGACGAGTCCGTCTTTCGGGACGAACACGTCTTCGAAATCGACTGGCTCCCGGAGACGTTCAAACACCGGGACACCCAGATGGAGACGCTGAAGTACGCGCTCCGGCCGGCCGTCCGCGGGTCGCGCCCGCTCAACGTCATCGCCCGCGGACCGCCCGGAACGGGGAAGACGACGGCCGTCCAGATACTGTTCGACGAACTCACCGCCCAGACGGACGTGAAAACCGTGCGGGTGAACTGCCAGATGGACTCGACGCGCTATGCCGTCTTCTCGCGCCTGTTCGCCGAGATATTCGACTACGAACCACCGTCCTCGGGCATCTCCTTCAAGAAATTGTTCTCACAGATCACCGACAAACTGGTCGAGGAAGACGAGGTGCTCGTCGTCGCCCTTGACGACGTGAACTACCTGTTCTACGAGAGCGAGGCCAGTGACACGCTGTACTCGCTGTTGCGCGCCCACGAGGCCCACTCCGGCGCGAAAATCGGCGTTATCTGTGTCTCCTCGGACCTCGAACTGGACGTCATCGACGCCCTCGATACCCGCGTCCAGTCCGTGTTCCGCCCGGAGGAGGTGTATTTCAACCCCTACGGACAGGCCGAAATCGCGGACATCCTGGGCGAGCGCGCCGACCGGGGGTTCAACGAAGGTGTCGTCGGCCCCACGGTGCTTGACCGCGTCGCCGAACTGACCGAAGAACAGGGCGGGGACCTCCGGGTCGGTATCGACCTCCTGCGCCGGGCCGGGATGAACGCCGAGATGCGTGCCTCCCGCTCTGTCGAAACGGAGGACGTCGAGGAGGCCTACGACAAGTCCAAATACGTCCACCTCTCCCGCCGGTTGCGGGAACTGTCAGACTCGGAAACCGCGCTCGTGGAGGTCATCGCCGCCCACGACGGCCAGCAAGCCGGCGACATCTACGACGCCTTCTCCGAGCAGACAGACCTGGGTTACACCCGGTACTCCGAGATCATCAACAAGCTCGACCAGCTCGACATCATCGACGCCGACTACACCAACGTCGAGGGTCGCGGTCGGTCGCGGGAGCTGACGCTCAACTACGACGCCGATGCGGTGCTGGAGCGACTGTAATACAACGTCGGAAAACGTATTCTATCGGCAAAACGGAACCGAGTCAGTCCATCTTCTCGAACGTCGTTTCGGCCCACTGGACGGCGTAGTCAGCGCCGTACTCCAGATAGGCGTCGGTGTCGAGCGCGGCAAACGGCGCGGGCAGGTCGAGTCCGTGCTTGACGCCGCTACAGGCGAGTTCGGCGGCCGCGGCGAACTCCGTTTGGCCCTGGGCGATTTCGCTGGGGAGGTCTTCGAGGCGGGGCTGGAGGCGCTCGCCGGCATCCTCCCATGCCGCGTACAGCTCGGGGTAGTCGTCGGCCCAGTCGGCGAACTCCGCGCGGGTCTGGAGGCCCAGATACGCTGTGTACACCGCCGCTGCGAGCTGGTACCGGGCGTTGGCGTCGAGGTGGTCCTCGGTGGCGGCCACGAACTCCGGGTAGCGCTCGCCGAAGAAGCCAAGGAAATGCTCAGGTTCGTCGAGACTGACCTCGACGAGCGCCTCGGCGATGAGAAACGAGACGAAGTCGTCCGGCGAGGTCTCCAGCCGTGGCTTGACAAACACGCAGGGCGGGACTGTCTGGTGTGTCCAGGCGACACCGCCGTCCCCCGGCATCCCGATAGTCAGGTCGCTGCCGATGTACTCCTGTAGTACCTCCGGGGCTGTGGTCGGCAGCCACGCACCGTCGTAAGAAATCTGGTCGAGGCTGTCAGTCACCAGCAGGAGTTCCTCGGCGACTGCGGGGTCCAGCGTCTCGAAGTCACGGTCGCAGTTCAGTACGAGTGTCTCAGGGGCGTAGGCCGCACGTACTGCCGGCAGTTCGCCGGTCAGTGAACGCTCGGTGAACATCTACGCCGAGAACAGGACGAGGTTGATGACGATGCCGATTGACAGCAGTGCTGACACGCCGATTGTTCCGAGGACGATTTTCGTGGCCTTGCTCATGCCAATGAGTATCTCGGGCCGGACATTAAAACTTGAGAAACGATTTTCCAGGTCCGAGCCGTCCATCGGGTATGCGCCGCGAACGCGTTTCCACGGGCACAGACTGGGAACAGCAAGTCGGCTATTCGCGAGCGATACGCGCTGGCGACACCGTCCGCGTCGCCGGTACCATCGCCACGGACGACGACGGCGAGGTCGTCGCGCCGGGAGACCCGTACGAACAGACGAAACACGCCTTCGGTATCGTCGAGGACGCGCTCGCTTCTCTCGACGCCGCTATTGAGGACGTGGTCCAGACCCGGATGTACGTCACCGATATCGACGACCAGGAGCGGGTCGGCGAGGCCCACAGCGAGTTCTTCGGCGACGTGCGCCCCGCGGCGACGATGGTCGAGGTGAGCGGACTGGCAACACCCGAGGCCGTCGTCGAGGTCGAAGCCGTCGCGCAGGTCGAGTGACGCGGTCGACAGCGGGCCGGTGTGGCTGATAGCCTCCGGCGTCAGTCGTCAGTCGCACCGACGCCCGCCCGTCTGGCAACGTCGCGCCACCCGCCGGACCAGAACCGCCCCGCGTTGACCGCGGCCTTCAGGTAGAAGTCGCCGACGAGCGCAGCGAAGATTGCGGGTAGTCCGAGTCCGAGGCCCGGCGAGACGGCGACGCCGACGAGTGGGACCGTCACGATGAACGACGATGGGAGGGCGAGCGCGGCCACCGGGAGCCGGTAGCAGTAGCCGCCCAGAAACGTCCCGTACAGCGGCCAGCGGGTGTCACCAGCGCCACGAAGGCTGCCCCGCATCGTCCGGGAGATGGAGAAGCCGGCGACGAGCAGGCCGAAGACGCGGACGAACGCTGCCGCCAGATCGGGGTAGGCCGTCCCGAACAGGGCGACGATAGGGCGGGCAAACACCACGAGCAGGACCGCCGCGACGAGCTGGACGGCGAGCGCGACGCGAAGCGTTTGCCAGCCGTAGGCGGTCGCCTCCCGCTCGTCACCGGCACCCAGCGACTGCCCGACCAGCGTTGACGCGGCGGTCGCATAGCCCCACGCCGGCATCAGCGCGAGCAGCATGACCCGGCGGCCGATGGCGTAGGCCGCGAGCGTCGGCGTCCCCAGCACGCCGAGGATGAACAGGAACGGAAAGCGGGCGAACGTCTGGAGCAGTCGCATTCCGGACAGCGGGAGCGCGACGCGGACGATTTCGCGCATGAGGTCGGCGCTGAACTGTGTTCCGCCGGGCCGGAGCGTGACGACGTAGCGCCCGGACAGCAACAGTCCGAGGAAAATCACCGCCGCGAGCGTGTTCGCGATGGCCGTCCCCCACGCCGCACCGGCGATGCCGAGTTCGGGGAACGGGCCCACCCCGAAGATGAGGACGGCGTTGAGCGCGACGTTCGTCGGCAGCGTGAGCAGGCGGACGTACATCGGCGTCTTCGTGTCGGCGCTGCCGGCCAGCGCGCGGGCGGCGACCATGCTCCAGAACCGCGGGGCCAGCGACAGCATCACGATAGCCAGATACGTCGCGCCGAACCGGATGGTCGCCGGATCGTCGGTGAGAACCCCCACCAGAAGATCCGGATAGCGCCAGCAGAGCGCCGACAGCGGGATGGAGATGAGCAACGCGATCCACAGCGATTGCTTGACAGCGAGGTTCGCGCGCTCGGGCTGGTCGGCTCCCTGCAGCCGTGAGACGACGCTTATCGTCCCGGAGGAGACCGCCAGCGAGAGCCCGAACCCGACGAAGTAGTACTGGAAGCCGAGTTCGAGGCCGGCAATAGCCGCGTCACCGAGCGCCAGGCCGACCATCAGGAAGTCGGCGAGGCGCAGCAGGATCCGGAGCCCGCCGGTGACCATCACCGGCGCGGCGAGATCTGTCGCGGCAGTCGCCTTCTCTCGGTCGACGAGCCCTGCACTGGCCAGCAATGCCGGGAACGCAGTCAGAAGACGACGGAGGCGACCACCAGTCGACATCGCTCTGACCTGGGAAGTCCAGCCCCCTGTGGGTTTCGGGACGAGGCCATAGACTTTTCTCCCGTAACGCCGACAGGCCAGCACATGCCTTCCGTCGAAGCCGGCGAGACGTTCACCGAGACGCGGACGTTCCAGCCCGAAGATGTCGACCAGTTCGCTGCCCTCTCCGGAGACGACCAGCCTCGCCACACGGAGCCTGACGGAGATGGTCGGCGGATGGTTCAGGGGCTGCTCACCGCGTCGCTGTTGACCAGTATCGGCGGCGACCTCGAAGTGCTCGCCTCGCAGATGGACCTGCAGTTCCAGCGCCCGGTGTACACCGGTGAGACGCTAGTCTGCGAGCTGACGGTAGTGAACGTTGACCCACGTCCCGACGCCGGCGTCGCTCTCGTGGGCGACGTGACCGTCCGGCGCAGCAATCGCGGCGACGAACCCAGTCAGGCCGACACAGCCGCGGCGAAATCGACCGATGGCGACACCGCTGACACCGTCGTGCTCGAAGCGACTGTCGAGGGAATAATCAGGGAATGAGCTGTTCGCCGTCGTCGTCGTAAATCGTGATGGCGTCGACCGGACAGGACCGGGCCGCGAACTTCGCGTCCAGTTCGGCGTCGTCGGGGACCTCCCGGACAAACACGTCCTCCTCGCGTTCCTCGCTGTCCGCCAGCACCGCCTTGCCGGCGTCCTCGTCGCGCTCGAAGGCGTCCCACTCGGCGACACACTGGAACATCCCGATACAGGTGTCGTAGTCGTACTCGACTCGCATACCTCGTGTTGGCCGCTCGCGGGCAAAGGCGTTCCCCCTCGGTGCTCGATCCGCCAGTGAGTCGATGCGGTTGCAGTGCGACAGTTTAAATCGGGACAGGACCCAAGCGGGGTGTAATGGACGTTGCGGACCTGCCGGGCGTGCCCGAGTGGCTCCCGGACCACCTGCGCGACGACGGTATCGAGGAGCTGTATCCGCCCCAGGCCGAGGCTGTCGAGGCCGGCGTCACCGAGGGGGAGAACCTGGTCGCGTCGATTCCGACGGCGAGCGGGAAGACGCTCATCGCCGAGCTAGCGATGCTCTCCTCGGTCGCCCGCGGCGGCAAGGCGCTGTACATCGTCCCGCTTCGGGCGCTGGCCAGCGAGAAGCAGGCCGACTTCGAGGAGTTCGAACAGTACGGCCTCGACATCGGCGTTTCGACGGGCAACTACGAGTCGGAAGGTGGGTGGCTCGCGGACAAGGATATCGTCGTCGCCACCAGCGAGAAAGTTGACTCGCTGGTCCGCAACGACGCCCCCTGGATCGAGGACCTCACCTGCGTCGTCACCGACGAAGTCCACCTCGTCGACGACGGCGAGCGGGGGCCGACACTGGAGGTGACGCTGGCGAAGCTCCGGCGGCTCAACCCCGACCTGCAGACCGTCGCGCTGTCGGCGACCATCGGCAACGCCGAGGCGCTGGCGACGTGGCTCGATGCGGGGCTCGTCGACTCTGATTGGCGGCCTATCGACCTCCAGAAGGGGGTCCACTACGGGCAGGCGCTGCACCTCGAAGACGGGAGCCAGCAGCGACTCTCGGTACAAAACAACGAGAAGCAGACGGCGGCAATCGTCCGCGACACGCTGGAAGACGACGGGTCGACGCTGGTGTTCGTCAACTCCCGGCGCAACGCCGAGGCGGCGGCGGGCCGACTGGCGAACACCGTCCGGCCCCACCTTACCGCCGAGGAGCGGGACCAGTTGGCCGACATCGCCGAGGAGATCCGCGACGTGAGCGACACGGAGACGAGCGACGACCTCGCGGACGCCGTCGCGGACGGGGCGGCGTTCCACCACGCCGGCCTCTCCCGGGGCCACCGCGAACTCGTCGAGGACGCCTTCCGGGACCGGCTAGTGAAGGTCGTCTGCGCGACGCCGACGCTCGCGGCCGGCGTCAACACGCCCTCGCGGCGCGTCGTCGTCCGCGACTGGCGGCGCTACGACGGCTCGGCCGGCGGAATGGCCCCGCTCTCGGTGCTCGAAGTGCATCAGATGATGGGGCGGGCAGGCCGCCCGGGACTCGACCCCTACGGCGAGGCTGTTCTCATCGCGTCCAGCCACGACGAAGTGGACGAGCTGTTCGAGCGCTACGTCTGGGCCGACCCGGAGCCGGTCCGGTCGAAACTCGCGGCCGAACCGGCGCTGCGGACCCACATCCTCGCGACCGTCGCCTCCGGCTTCGCCCGCTCGCGGGAGGGGCTGCTGGAGTTCCTCGAACAGACGCTGTACGCCAGCCAGACCGACGACAGCGGCCAACTGGAACGCGTCGTCGACGACGTGCTCACGTACCTCCAGCGCAACGACTTCCTCGAAATCGAGGGCGGAGAGCTGGATGCTACCTCGCTGGGCCACACTGTCTCACGGCTCTACCTTGACCCGATGAGCGCCGCCGAAATCGTCGACGGCCTCCGGGACTGGGAGCGCGGCGCAAGTGACAGCACCTCCGCGAGCGGGTCGCCGGCTGACGCACCCGCTGAACCGCCGGCAGACAGCGGCTTCACCACCGCCAGCGAACTGGCCGAGGATGCCGATGGGAGCGACGACGCCGACGCGGACCCGGATGACATCTCCGCGCTGGGCCTGTACCACCTCGTCTCACGGACGCCGGACATGTACCAACTGTATCTCCGGTCGGGCGACCGGGAGGAGTACGAGATGGAACTGTTCGAACGGGAGGACGAACTGCTCGGCCCCACCCCCTCGGAGTTCGAGGAGGGCCGCTTTGAGGACTGGCTTTCGGCGCTGAAGACCGCCCGCCTGCTCGAAGACTGGGCGACGGAGGTCGACGAGGCGACGATCACGGAGCGCTACGGCGTCGGCCCGGGCGACATCCGCGGGAAAGTCGAAACCGCCCAGTGGCTGCTCGGGGCCGCTGAATCGCTGGCCAGCGAGGTCGATCTGGACGCTGCGCGGGCCATCAGCGAGGCCCGCATCCGCGTCGAACACGGCGTCCGGGAGGAACTGGTCGACCTGGCCGGCGTCCGCGGCGTCGGCCGCAAGCGCGCCCGCCGGCTGTTTCAGGCCGGTATCACCGACCGCGCACAGCTCCGGGACGCCGATAAGTCGGTCGTCCTGGCGGCGCTCCGGGGCCGCCGGAAAACGGCCGAGAACGTGCTGGAGAACGCCGGCCACCGCGACCCGTCGA
The genomic region above belongs to Haloarcula hispanica ATCC 33960 and contains:
- a CDS encoding RidA family protein; its protein translation is MRRERVSTGTDWEQQVGYSRAIRAGDTVRVAGTIATDDDGEVVAPGDPYEQTKHAFGIVEDALASLDAAIEDVVQTRMYVTDIDDQERVGEAHSEFFGDVRPAATMVEVSGLATPEAVVEVEAVAQVE
- a CDS encoding DUF7089 family protein, with protein sequence MFTERSLTGELPAVRAAYAPETLVLNCDRDFETLDPAVAEELLLVTDSLDQISYDGAWLPTTAPEVLQEYIGSDLTIGMPGDGGVAWTHQTVPPCVFVKPRLETSPDDFVSFLIAEALVEVSLDEPEHFLGFFGERYPEFVAATEDHLDANARYQLAAAVYTAYLGLQTRAEFADWADDYPELYAAWEDAGERLQPRLEDLPSEIAQGQTEFAAAAELACSGVKHGLDLPAPFAALDTDAYLEYGADYAVQWAETTFEKMD
- a CDS encoding ATP-dependent DNA helicase, which encodes MDVADLPGVPEWLPDHLRDDGIEELYPPQAEAVEAGVTEGENLVASIPTASGKTLIAELAMLSSVARGGKALYIVPLRALASEKQADFEEFEQYGLDIGVSTGNYESEGGWLADKDIVVATSEKVDSLVRNDAPWIEDLTCVVTDEVHLVDDGERGPTLEVTLAKLRRLNPDLQTVALSATIGNAEALATWLDAGLVDSDWRPIDLQKGVHYGQALHLEDGSQQRLSVQNNEKQTAAIVRDTLEDDGSTLVFVNSRRNAEAAAGRLANTVRPHLTAEERDQLADIAEEIRDVSDTETSDDLADAVADGAAFHHAGLSRGHRELVEDAFRDRLVKVVCATPTLAAGVNTPSRRVVVRDWRRYDGSAGGMAPLSVLEVHQMMGRAGRPGLDPYGEAVLIASSHDEVDELFERYVWADPEPVRSKLAAEPALRTHILATVASGFARSREGLLEFLEQTLYASQTDDSGQLERVVDDVLTYLQRNDFLEIEGGELDATSLGHTVSRLYLDPMSAAEIVDGLRDWERGASDSTSASGSPADAPAEPPADSGFTTASELAEDADGSDDADADPDDISALGLYHLVSRTPDMYQLYLRSGDREEYEMELFEREDELLGPTPSEFEEGRFEDWLSALKTARLLEDWATEVDEATITERYGVGPGDIRGKVETAQWLLGAAESLASEVDLDAARAISEARIRVEHGVREELVDLAGVRGVGRKRARRLFQAGITDRAQLRDADKSVVLAALRGRRKTAENVLENAGHRDPSMEGVEPAADVSVDLDDEADTDTNAEAAANEDQSSLGDF
- a CDS encoding MATE family efflux transporter → MSTGGRLRRLLTAFPALLASAGLVDREKATAATDLAAPVMVTGGLRILLRLADFLMVGLALGDAAIAGLELGFQYYFVGFGLSLAVSSGTISVVSRLQGADQPERANLAVKQSLWIALLISIPLSALCWRYPDLLVGVLTDDPATIRFGATYLAIVMLSLAPRFWSMVAARALAGSADTKTPMYVRLLTLPTNVALNAVLIFGVGPFPELGIAGAAWGTAIANTLAAVIFLGLLLSGRYVVTLRPGGTQFSADLMREIVRVALPLSGMRLLQTFARFPFLFILGVLGTPTLAAYAIGRRVMLLALMPAWGYATAASTLVGQSLGAGDEREATAYGWQTLRVALAVQLVAAVLLVVFARPIVALFGTAYPDLAAAFVRVFGLLVAGFSISRTMRGSLRGAGDTRWPLYGTFLGGYCYRLPVAALALPSSFIVTVPLVGVAVSPGLGLGLPAIFAALVGDFYLKAAVNAGRFWSGGWRDVARRAGVGATDD
- a CDS encoding ORC1-type DNA replication protein, translating into MSDDPEDRMLGWDESVFRDEHVFEIDWLPETFKHRDTQMETLKYALRPAVRGSRPLNVIARGPPGTGKTTAVQILFDELTAQTDVKTVRVNCQMDSTRYAVFSRLFAEIFDYEPPSSGISFKKLFSQITDKLVEEDEVLVVALDDVNYLFYESEASDTLYSLLRAHEAHSGAKIGVICVSSDLELDVIDALDTRVQSVFRPEEVYFNPYGQAEIADILGERADRGFNEGVVGPTVLDRVAELTEEQGGDLRVGIDLLRRAGMNAEMRASRSVETEDVEEAYDKSKYVHLSRRLRELSDSETALVEVIAAHDGQQAGDIYDAFSEQTDLGYTRYSEIINKLDQLDIIDADYTNVEGRGRSRELTLNYDADAVLERL
- a CDS encoding MaoC/PaaZ C-terminal domain-containing protein; protein product: MPSVEAGETFTETRTFQPEDVDQFAALSGDDQPRHTEPDGDGRRMVQGLLTASLLTSIGGDLEVLASQMDLQFQRPVYTGETLVCELTVVNVDPRPDAGVALVGDVTVRRSNRGDEPSQADTAAAKSTDGDTADTVVLEATVEGIIRE
- a CDS encoding ferredoxin translates to MRVEYDYDTCIGMFQCVAEWDAFERDEDAGKAVLADSEEREEDVFVREVPDDAELDAKFAARSCPVDAITIYDDDGEQLIP